The Thiorhodovibrio frisius genome segment GAAAACATCCTCGCCCACTTTGTCGGTGCCGAGGATGTGATAGTTCAACGCCAACTCACCGGCGATGAAGCTGATGGCCAGCATCACCAGCAGCGTCCACAAAGCTACCCGCCAAGGCGCCTGCTCCGGCGCTTGCCATAAGGATCGCCAGAGTGCGTCAAACGCCTTTCGCCGATGCCAGGCCCAGCCGCCCAGCCCCACCAGAAGGATGGCGGTCCAGGCGATCAGCGCCTTGATCAGCCCAAGCAGGCTGGAGACCACAATATCCCAGCCACGCCCCTGCTCCGGGTCATCAAGATGCACGCCGCCATATTTGAGCCGGGGATAGGTGCGCACCAGGCTTCCATCCGGCTGCTCAATGGGCTCTTTGACAAACAAATGGGTGGCGAAGGGCGCCGAGAAGGTTTTTTCCCCGCGCTCGCGCAACGGCGTGAGCCAAAGATCCAGCAATGAAAGGATTTGGGTCGAGTGCGCCGGCGCTGGCGCGTCTGTTGCAGATTGTTCCGCAGCCGCCTCCAGCCGCGGATGAAAGTGCACCGAGTCGAGCAAGCCGATGACGACATAAAAGCCCAGCACCACCAAGGCCGCCGCAGCCACCCGCGAGCGCCCCACCTGGCGCCAAGGCTCGGCCAGGTGCGGATGGTGCGAGGCATAGAAGGCAAAGCTGAGCGCCACCGCAATCAGCAGAAAAATGAGCGCATCGGTCCAGAGGATTACCAGCATGGTGAAGCAACCAAAATCCAAAGGTCCAGCGCGCGACAACTGCGGCCCGCTAACCACTGACCACTGACCACCCGGCTCATGACAGCCGCACCCTCGGATCGACCAGCGTGTAGGAGATGTCCGTCAAAATCAGCCCCAGAATGTAGAGCACCGAGCCGAGAAACACCATGGCGCGCACAATGGCAAAGTCCTGGCGGCTGATGGCATCGATGGTGTAGCTGCCGAGCCCCGGGATACCAAAGAAAGACTCGGTAATGAGCGCGCCCATGAACAACAGCGGCAGCACCGCCACCACGCCGGTCAGGATAGGAATGAGCGCATTGCGCAGCACATGGCGGAAGAGCACCACTCGCTCGGCCAAGCCCTTGGCGCGCGCGGTACGCACATAATCGCGGTTGATCTCCTCAAGGAAAAAGGTGCGATACAGGCGAGTACCGCTGCCAATGCTGGCGATAACGCTGACAATCACTGGAAGGATCAGGAATTTGAGCGCCTCAAATCCAGTGTCATAGCCAGAGATGGGCACCAAATGCAGCAGCTTGCCAATCAAAAACTGCCCGCCAATGATGTAGAACAGACTGGAAATAGACATCATGGCCACCAGCAGCACCACGCTGCCGAAGTCGATATAGGTGGCGCGGAAGAACACAATCATCAGCGCATAGCTGATGTTGATGGCAAGACCCGTGAGCAACACAGGCACCGCGATGGCCAGACTCGGCCACATGCGCTGGGAGATGTCGTTGCCAATGTTACGCCCGCTGTCGGATGAACCAAAATCAAAGGCAAAGAGCTTGAGTGACTTTTGGAAAAAAATCGTCTGGGTCAGCGCACCCAGCCCCTCGGCGGCCGGATTGACAAACAGCGGCTGGTCATAGCCATGCTCGGCCTTCCAGGTGTCGATGGCTTCTTGGGTCACGCGCTTATCCCCAAGCTGCATGCGCGCCATGTCATCGGGCGAGTTGACCACGAAAAAGAGCGCGAAAGTGAGAATATTCACCCCGATGAGGATCGGCAGCGCATAGGCTACCCGGCGCAAAATATAGGCCATCATAGAGCGCGGCTCCTTTCGCGCCGGCGCGCCATCAGCCAGGCCGGCAGGGCACCGAGCACCAACACCAGCGCCAGCAGCCCAAGCGGCCAGAGCACGGGCGGATTCCACGCCAGGCGTTGCTCGGCGCGCCGATCCGGATTCAGGCGACGGTACTTCAGGGTATTGTTCGCCATGAGATTCGGCTTCACATTGCCAAGCCACTGATGGTAGAGGCTATAGGACTTGGGAAAGAAACCAAAGGCCACCGGCCCGTCGCGGCGCAGGATATCGGTCATCTCATCGATCAACGCCTGACGCTCGGGGGTGTCGTCCATCACCCGCATCTGCTCAAACAAGCGGTCGAACTCCGG includes the following:
- a CDS encoding ABC transporter permease translates to MLVILWTDALIFLLIAVALSFAFYASHHPHLAEPWRQVGRSRVAAAALVVLGFYVVIGLLDSVHFHPRLEAAAEQSATDAPAPAHSTQILSLLDLWLTPLRERGEKTFSAPFATHLFVKEPIEQPDGSLVRTYPRLKYGGVHLDDPEQGRGWDIVVSSLLGLIKALIAWTAILLVGLGGWAWHRRKAFDALWRSLWQAPEQAPWRVALWTLLVMLAISFIAGELALNYHILGTDKVGEDVFYQSLKSVRTGLVIGTLTTLVMLPAAVILGIMAGYFRGLTDDIIQYLYTTLNSIPGVLLIAAAILMLQVYMTNHGDEFNSLVERADLRLLFLCIILGVTSWTGLCRLLRGEALKLREADYVQAATALGVRHSRIIARHILPNVLHIVMIAIVLDFSGLVLAEAVLSYVNIGVDPTMNSWGNMINSARLELARDPIVWWSLAAAFVFMFTLVLAANLLADVVRDAFDPRLRNSP
- a CDS encoding ABC transporter permease; this translates as MMAYILRRVAYALPILIGVNILTFALFFVVNSPDDMARMQLGDKRVTQEAIDTWKAEHGYDQPLFVNPAAEGLGALTQTIFFQKSLKLFAFDFGSSDSGRNIGNDISQRMWPSLAIAVPVLLTGLAINISYALMIVFFRATYIDFGSVVLLVAMMSISSLFYIIGGQFLIGKLLHLVPISGYDTGFEALKFLILPVIVSVIASIGSGTRLYRTFFLEEINRDYVRTARAKGLAERVVLFRHVLRNALIPILTGVVAVLPLLFMGALITESFFGIPGLGSYTIDAISRQDFAIVRAMVFLGSVLYILGLILTDISYTLVDPRVRLS